A part of Bacillus rossius redtenbacheri isolate Brsri chromosome 1, Brsri_v3, whole genome shotgun sequence genomic DNA contains:
- the LOC134528363 gene encoding very-long-chain 3-oxoacyl-CoA reductase isoform X3, giving the protein MDIVLISRTLSKLETVAADLEANYKIRTKVIEADFSNPSPEVYCKIEKELNTLRPLPIVLVNNVGMSYPYPEYFCDSPEKDSMYMNIICCNIVSVTNMTKLLLPNMQEEKKGVVINVSSTSALIPSPLLSVYAASKAYVHKLSKDLATEYGRSGVLVQCLAPGYVATKMSKIKQSSWMAPSPEVYVQKALGTTGIQAVTTGYFPHSLLAGTVLLIESICPQFAAWLVVRTMENIRKRALHRHATAS; this is encoded by the exons ATGGATATTGTCCTGATTAGTCGCACTTTGTCCAAACTGGAAACAGTTGCTGCAGATTTAG AAGCAAATTACAAAATCCGAACCAAGGTGATAGAAGCGGACTTTTCCAACCCCTCTCCGGAAGTTTACTGCAAGATCGAGAAAGAGCTGAACACGCTGAGGCCGCTCCCCATAGTGCTCGTGAACAATGTTGGCATGAGCTACCCCTACCCGGAGTACTTCTGCGACTCGCCGGAGAAGGACTCGATGTACATGAACATCATATGCTGCAACATAGTGTCCGTCACCAACATGACGAAGCTCCTGCTGCCGAACATGCAAGAAGAGAAGAAGGGCGTCGTCATCAACGTCTCGTCGACGTCTGCGCTCATCCCGAGCCCTTTGCTGTCCGTGTACGCTGCTTCCAAG GCGTACGTGCACAAGCTGTCGAAGGACCTGGCCACAGAGTACGGGAGGAGCGGGGTGCTGGTGCAGTGCCTGGCGCCGGGCTACGTGGCCACGAAGATGAGCAAGATCAAGCAGTCGAGCTGGATGGCTCCGTCCCCGGAGGTGTACGTGCAGAAGGCCCTGGGCACCACCGGCATCCAGGCCGTCACCACCGGCTACTTCCCGCACTCTCTCCTG GCCGGCACCGTGCTGCTGATCGAGAGCATCTGCCCCCAGTTTGCGGCCTGGCTGGTGGTGCGCACCATGGAGAACATCAGGAAGAGAGCCCTGCACCGCCACGCCACCGCGTCGTGA
- the LOC134528363 gene encoding very-long-chain 3-oxoacyl-CoA reductase isoform X2, whose translation MFYIITALITGATDGIGKACAEFLAQKGMDIVLISRTLSKLETVAADLEANYKIRTKVIEADFSNPSPEVYCKIEKELNTLRPLPIVLVNNVGMSYPYPEYFCDSPEKDSMYMNIICCNIVSVTNMTKLLLPNMQEEKKGVVINVSSTSALIPSPLLSVYAASKAYVHKLSKDLATEYGRSGVLVQCLAPGYVATKMSKIKQSSWMAPSPEVYVQKALGTTGIQAVTTGYFPHSLLAGTVLLIESICPQFAAWLVVRTMENIRKRALHRHATAS comes from the exons ATGTTCTACATAATCACGGCTC tgatcaCTGGAGCTACAGATGGCATCGGGAAGGCTTGTGCAGAATTT TTGGCACAGAAGGGAATGGATATTGTCCTGATTAGTCGCACTTTGTCCAAACTGGAAACAGTTGCTGCAGATTTAG AAGCAAATTACAAAATCCGAACCAAGGTGATAGAAGCGGACTTTTCCAACCCCTCTCCGGAAGTTTACTGCAAGATCGAGAAAGAGCTGAACACGCTGAGGCCGCTCCCCATAGTGCTCGTGAACAATGTTGGCATGAGCTACCCCTACCCGGAGTACTTCTGCGACTCGCCGGAGAAGGACTCGATGTACATGAACATCATATGCTGCAACATAGTGTCCGTCACCAACATGACGAAGCTCCTGCTGCCGAACATGCAAGAAGAGAAGAAGGGCGTCGTCATCAACGTCTCGTCGACGTCTGCGCTCATCCCGAGCCCTTTGCTGTCCGTGTACGCTGCTTCCAAG GCGTACGTGCACAAGCTGTCGAAGGACCTGGCCACAGAGTACGGGAGGAGCGGGGTGCTGGTGCAGTGCCTGGCGCCGGGCTACGTGGCCACGAAGATGAGCAAGATCAAGCAGTCGAGCTGGATGGCTCCGTCCCCGGAGGTGTACGTGCAGAAGGCCCTGGGCACCACCGGCATCCAGGCCGTCACCACCGGCTACTTCCCGCACTCTCTCCTG GCCGGCACCGTGCTGCTGATCGAGAGCATCTGCCCCCAGTTTGCGGCCTGGCTGGTGGTGCGCACCATGGAGAACATCAGGAAGAGAGCCCTGCACCGCCACGCCACCGCGTCGTGA